A window of the Agromyces mariniharenae genome harbors these coding sequences:
- the rsmI gene encoding 16S rRNA (cytidine(1402)-2'-O)-methyltransferase, producing MIILAATPIGNLGDASARLREALEQAAVVASEDTRVTQRLLAGLGIPNRPRLIALHEHNERQKAADLVELARDQDLLVLSDAGMPTVSDPGFPLVQAAVAAGVAVTAIPGPSAVITALAVSGLPTDRFAFEGFLPRKAGDRARRLAELAGDRRTLVFFEGPSRLAVSLEALAEAFGAHRPAAVCRELTKLHEEVRRGGLGELAAWAADGVRGEICIVVGGAPEGPADAAGALDRVLELAASGTRLKDAAALVAAESGLGKRDLYEAALAARR from the coding sequence ATGATCATCCTCGCGGCCACGCCCATCGGCAATCTCGGCGACGCCTCGGCGCGCCTGCGCGAGGCGCTCGAGCAGGCCGCGGTCGTGGCATCCGAGGACACGCGCGTGACCCAGCGGCTGCTCGCCGGGCTGGGCATCCCGAACCGGCCGCGACTCATCGCGCTGCACGAGCACAACGAGCGGCAGAAGGCCGCCGACCTCGTCGAGCTCGCGCGCGATCAGGACCTGCTCGTGCTCTCCGACGCGGGCATGCCGACGGTCTCGGACCCGGGCTTCCCGCTCGTGCAGGCCGCCGTCGCCGCGGGCGTCGCGGTGACCGCGATCCCCGGTCCGTCGGCCGTGATCACCGCGCTCGCCGTGTCGGGGCTGCCGACCGACCGGTTCGCGTTCGAGGGCTTCCTGCCGCGCAAGGCGGGCGACCGGGCCCGCCGCCTCGCCGAGCTCGCGGGCGATCGGCGCACGCTCGTGTTCTTCGAGGGGCCGTCGCGCCTGGCCGTGAGCCTCGAGGCGCTCGCCGAGGCGTTCGGCGCCCACCGTCCCGCCGCCGTGTGCCGGGAGCTCACCAAGCTGCACGAGGAGGTCCGCCGCGGCGGCCTCGGCGAGCTCGCCGCGTGGGCGGCAGACGGCGTGCGCGGCGAGATCTGCATCGTCGTCGGTGGGGCGCCCGAGGGGCCGGCGGATGCCGCGGGGGCGCTCGACCGCGTGCTCGAGCTCGCGGCATCCGGCACCCGGCTGAAGGACGCCGCGGCGCTCGTGGCCGCGGAGAGCGGACTCGGCAAGCGCGACCTGTACGAGGCGGCGCTCGCGGCCCGCAGGTGA
- a CDS encoding NADP-dependent oxidoreductase, translated as MRFASFGGPEVLEVVEMPTPEPGEGEVLVEVFATGLNPVESAIRRGDHPERWPVELPATEGRDLAGVVIATGPGVERFSRGDEVMGFVSHGAQATHVVVPEGNLMPRPPALSWEVAGSLYTAGTMAWSAVEGLQLGPSDTVVVTAAAGGVGCLAAQFARMRGATVVGTSVETRFDFLRQFGIIPTGYGEGLAERVRALTPGPVTAFLDFLGGQTAAARELGVHASRVLTVLDWDAVDEHGVLHVSPGDVVALGRVAALAAARRIRLPIADVFPLDAVADAYRALDKREAPGKIVLGLRIVDYPGQRVREPEIKEQDVTLGVLTPHRHLDVEEAVPPAIGDGSVRRRHREERARNA; from the coding sequence GTGAGGTTCGCATCATTCGGGGGGCCCGAGGTGCTGGAGGTCGTGGAGATGCCCACGCCCGAACCGGGCGAGGGCGAGGTGCTCGTCGAGGTGTTCGCGACGGGGTTGAACCCGGTCGAGAGCGCGATCCGGCGGGGAGATCACCCCGAACGCTGGCCCGTGGAGCTGCCGGCGACCGAGGGGCGCGACCTCGCCGGCGTCGTGATCGCGACCGGGCCCGGCGTCGAGCGGTTCTCGCGCGGCGACGAGGTCATGGGCTTCGTCTCGCACGGTGCGCAGGCGACGCACGTCGTCGTCCCCGAGGGCAACCTCATGCCGCGTCCGCCCGCCCTCTCGTGGGAGGTCGCGGGGTCGCTGTACACGGCGGGCACCATGGCCTGGAGCGCCGTCGAGGGCCTGCAGCTCGGCCCGAGCGACACGGTGGTCGTGACCGCGGCGGCCGGCGGGGTCGGATGCCTCGCGGCCCAGTTCGCCCGCATGCGCGGCGCGACCGTGGTGGGCACGAGCGTCGAGACCCGGTTCGACTTCCTGCGCCAGTTCGGGATCATCCCGACCGGCTACGGCGAGGGGCTCGCCGAGCGGGTGCGCGCGCTGACGCCCGGACCGGTGACCGCGTTCCTCGACTTCCTCGGCGGGCAGACGGCCGCGGCCCGCGAGCTCGGGGTCCACGCGTCGCGCGTGCTCACCGTGCTCGACTGGGACGCCGTCGACGAGCACGGCGTGCTGCACGTCTCGCCGGGCGACGTGGTCGCACTGGGACGCGTCGCCGCGCTCGCGGCGGCACGACGCATCCGCCTGCCCATCGCCGACGTGTTCCCGCTCGACGCCGTCGCCGACGCGTACCGCGCGCTCGACAAGCGCGAGGCGCCCGGCAAGATCGTGCTCGGCCTGCGCATCGTGGACTACCCCGGGCAGCGGGTGCGCGAGCCCGAGATCAAGGAGCAGGACGTGACCCTCGGCGTGCTCACGCCGCACCGGCACCTCGACGTCGAGGAGGCCGTGCCGCCCGCCATCGGCGACGGCAGCGTGCGCCGGCGGCACCGGGAGGAGCGCGCCAGGAACGCGTGA
- a CDS encoding DMT family transporter, translated as MAWVILIASGVLEAVWATALGRSEGFTKLWPSVIFFGALVLSMGGLAWAMRDISTGTAYAVWVGIGAALTVVWAMVTGDSDVSWMKLALIAGLVGCVVGLKLVDGSH; from the coding sequence ATGGCGTGGGTCATCCTCATCGCATCCGGTGTGCTCGAAGCCGTCTGGGCGACGGCGCTCGGCAGGTCAGAGGGCTTCACGAAGCTGTGGCCGTCGGTGATCTTCTTCGGCGCGCTCGTGCTCTCGATGGGCGGGCTCGCGTGGGCGATGCGCGACATCTCCACAGGCACCGCGTACGCGGTGTGGGTCGGCATCGGTGCGGCCCTCACGGTCGTCTGGGCGATGGTCACGGGCGACTCGGACGTCTCCTGGATGAAGCTCGCCCTCATCGCGGGCCTCGTGGGCTGCGTCGTCGGCCTCAAGCTCGTCGACGGCAGCCACTAG
- a CDS encoding TatD family hydrolase, whose protein sequence is MTEARPDHLRTRSDGGRAVEYPPPPEPLAVGVYDNHTHLEIADGALPLDVHEHLERAASVGVVGAVQVGTDVATSRWSADVAEREPRLLAAVALHPNEAPELEAAGTLDDALAVIDELAARPRVRAVGETGLDFYRTGEDGRDAQFRSFEAHIEIAKRHGVALQIHDRDAHDEVLETLRRVGAPERTVFHCFSGGEELATTAADAGWYLSFAGNVTFKNAENLREALRVAPLDRILVETDAPYLTPVPLRGRPNAPYLVPHTVRFMAGVLGADLDELCAQVAANTERVYGSWDDVRMGETGA, encoded by the coding sequence GTGACGGAAGCCCGGCCCGACCACCTCCGCACGCGCTCCGACGGCGGCCGCGCGGTCGAGTACCCGCCGCCGCCCGAGCCGCTCGCCGTCGGGGTGTACGACAACCACACGCACCTCGAGATCGCCGACGGCGCGCTGCCCCTCGACGTGCACGAGCACCTCGAGCGCGCGGCATCCGTCGGCGTCGTGGGGGCCGTGCAGGTGGGCACGGATGTCGCGACGAGCCGCTGGTCGGCGGACGTCGCCGAGCGCGAGCCGCGCCTGCTCGCCGCGGTGGCCCTGCACCCCAACGAGGCGCCCGAGCTCGAGGCCGCCGGAACGCTCGACGACGCGCTCGCCGTGATCGACGAGCTCGCCGCCCGGCCGCGCGTGCGCGCCGTCGGCGAGACCGGGCTCGACTTCTACCGCACGGGTGAAGACGGACGCGACGCCCAGTTCCGCTCGTTCGAGGCGCACATCGAGATCGCCAAGCGGCACGGCGTCGCACTGCAGATCCACGACCGCGACGCGCACGACGAGGTGCTCGAGACGCTGCGCCGCGTGGGCGCGCCCGAGCGCACGGTGTTCCACTGCTTCTCGGGCGGCGAGGAGCTCGCGACGACCGCGGCCGATGCCGGCTGGTACCTCTCGTTCGCCGGCAACGTGACGTTCAAGAACGCCGAGAACCTGCGCGAGGCGCTGCGGGTCGCGCCGCTCGACCGCATCCTCGTCGAGACGGATGCCCCGTACCTCACGCCCGTGCCGCTGCGGGGACGCCCGAACGCGCCGTACCTCGTGCCGCACACCGTGCGGTTCATGGCCGGGGTGCTCGGGGCCGATCTCGACGAGCTCTGCGCCCAGGTCGCTGCGAATACCGAGCGCGTGTACGGCTCGTGGGATGATGTGCGCATGGGGGAGACGGGGGCGTGA
- a CDS encoding helix-turn-helix transcriptional regulator, with translation MVKPTRVTNDIRSLRFRQGEMTQADLAQRLGVTRQTVIAIEQGRYSPSLEMAFQIARVFGVPLDDVFQYPEVEETKR, from the coding sequence ATGGTGAAGCCGACGCGCGTCACCAACGACATCCGCTCGTTGCGGTTCCGGCAGGGCGAGATGACCCAGGCCGACCTGGCGCAGCGCCTCGGCGTGACCCGCCAGACCGTCATCGCCATCGAGCAGGGGCGGTACTCGCCGTCGCTCGAGATGGCCTTCCAGATCGCGCGGGTGTTCGGGGTCCCGCTCGACGACGTGTTCCAGTACCCCGAGGTCGAGGAGACGAAGCGATGA
- the rsmA gene encoding 16S rRNA (adenine(1518)-N(6)/adenine(1519)-N(6))-dimethyltransferase RsmA, whose product MNAHRHAADGDEPTPRLLGPAEIRDLAEVLDVTPTKKLGQNFVHDGNTVRRIVQAAGVQPGETVLEIGPGLGSLTLGLLEAGASVIAVEIDRRLAEQLPHTVRLMQPGRSLTVVHDDALRVTELPGDPVRLVANLPYNVSVPVLLHLLEHFPSLRAGIVMVQAEVGHRLAADPGSKVYGAPSVKAAWYGRWRLAGQVSRMVFWPVPNVDSVLVGFERDEEPGTEAERRATFALVDAAFQQRRKMLRQSLSSVLGGSSASAAAALERAGVDPQSRGEQLRVDDFLAIARASETARA is encoded by the coding sequence GTGAACGCCCATCGGCATGCGGCCGACGGCGACGAGCCGACGCCGCGCCTGCTCGGCCCCGCCGAGATCCGCGATCTCGCCGAGGTCCTCGACGTGACGCCGACGAAGAAGCTCGGCCAGAACTTCGTGCACGACGGCAACACCGTCCGCCGCATCGTGCAGGCGGCGGGGGTGCAGCCCGGCGAGACGGTGCTCGAGATCGGCCCGGGGCTCGGATCGCTCACGCTCGGGCTGCTCGAGGCCGGGGCATCCGTCATCGCCGTCGAGATCGACCGGCGGCTCGCCGAGCAGCTGCCGCACACCGTGCGCCTCATGCAGCCGGGACGCTCGCTCACGGTGGTGCACGACGACGCGCTGCGGGTCACCGAGCTGCCGGGCGACCCCGTGCGGCTCGTGGCCAACCTGCCCTACAACGTGTCGGTGCCCGTGCTGCTGCACCTGCTCGAGCACTTCCCGTCGCTGCGCGCGGGCATCGTCATGGTGCAGGCCGAGGTCGGGCACCGGCTGGCCGCCGACCCCGGCTCGAAGGTCTACGGCGCGCCCAGCGTGAAGGCCGCGTGGTACGGCCGATGGCGGCTCGCCGGGCAGGTGTCGCGCATGGTGTTCTGGCCGGTGCCGAACGTGGACTCGGTGCTCGTGGGCTTCGAGCGCGACGAGGAGCCCGGCACCGAGGCCGAGCGGCGAGCGACGTTCGCGCTCGTCGACGCGGCGTTCCAGCAGCGCCGCAAGATGCTGCGCCAATCCCTCTCGAGCGTGCTCGGCGGCTCCTCCGCGTCCGCGGCCGCGGCCCTCGAGCGAGCGGGCGTCGACCCGCAGTCGCGTGGCGAGCAGCTGCGCGTCGACGACTTCCTCGCGATCGCGCGGGCGTCGGAGACGGCGCGGGCCTGA
- the metG gene encoding methionine--tRNA ligase — protein MADASSFYITTPIFYVNDVPHIGHAYTEVAADVLARWHRQAGEDTWSLTGTDEHGQKILRTATANGVTPQEWADRLVDEAWKPLLQTIDIANDDFIRTTDERHELNVQRFLQRLYDDGHIYTGEYEGYYCVGCEEYKQQSELVDGTGEYEGQLVCAIHSKPVELLHEKNYFFRMSAFADKLLELYAERPDFVQPESARNEVVSFVRQGLADLSISRSTFDWGVKVPWDDSHVVYVWFDALLNYITAVGYGQDEAEFSRRWPAQHIVGKDILRFHAVIWPAMLMAAGLDVPRGVFGHGWLLVGGEKMSKSKLTGIAPSQITETFGSDAFRFYFLSAIHFGQDGSFSWEDLAARYQAELANGFGNLASRVVAMITRYCDGVVPAADELSAADHEVAAIEQRATDASWSAVNRLAIHEAIAAAWELVDALNGYLTVEEPWTLAKDPHKRARLETVLATAYHGLGTLAVLLSPVLPEATAKLWTALGAPGTVQEQRIDRANEWTVGERVSPLAALFPRVEVAE, from the coding sequence ATGGCCGACGCCTCCTCGTTCTACATCACCACGCCCATCTTCTACGTGAACGACGTGCCCCACATCGGGCACGCGTACACGGAGGTGGCGGCCGACGTGCTCGCGCGCTGGCACCGGCAGGCGGGCGAGGACACGTGGTCGCTCACGGGCACCGACGAGCACGGCCAGAAGATCCTGCGCACCGCGACGGCCAACGGCGTGACGCCGCAGGAGTGGGCCGACCGCCTCGTCGACGAGGCGTGGAAGCCGCTGCTGCAGACCATCGACATCGCCAACGACGACTTCATCCGCACGACCGACGAGCGGCACGAGCTCAACGTGCAGCGCTTCCTGCAGAGGCTGTACGACGACGGCCACATCTACACCGGCGAATACGAGGGCTACTACTGCGTCGGCTGCGAGGAGTACAAGCAGCAGTCCGAGCTCGTCGACGGCACGGGCGAGTACGAGGGCCAGCTCGTGTGCGCCATCCACTCGAAGCCGGTCGAGCTGCTGCACGAGAAGAACTACTTCTTCCGCATGTCCGCCTTCGCCGACAAGCTGCTCGAGCTCTACGCCGAGCGGCCCGACTTCGTGCAGCCCGAGTCCGCGCGCAACGAGGTCGTCTCGTTCGTGCGGCAGGGCCTCGCCGACCTCTCCATCTCGCGGTCGACGTTCGACTGGGGCGTGAAGGTCCCGTGGGACGACTCGCATGTCGTCTACGTGTGGTTCGACGCGCTGCTCAACTACATCACCGCGGTCGGCTACGGGCAGGACGAGGCGGAGTTCTCGCGCCGCTGGCCCGCCCAGCACATCGTCGGCAAGGACATCCTGCGGTTCCACGCGGTGATCTGGCCCGCCATGCTCATGGCGGCCGGCCTCGACGTGCCCCGCGGCGTGTTCGGCCACGGCTGGCTCCTCGTCGGCGGCGAGAAGATGTCGAAGTCCAAGCTCACGGGCATCGCGCCGTCGCAGATCACCGAGACGTTCGGCTCCGATGCGTTCCGGTTCTACTTCCTCTCCGCGATCCACTTCGGCCAGGACGGCTCGTTCTCGTGGGAGGACCTCGCCGCGCGTTACCAGGCGGAGCTCGCCAACGGCTTCGGCAACCTCGCCTCGCGCGTCGTCGCGATGATCACGCGCTACTGCGACGGCGTCGTGCCGGCCGCCGACGAGCTCTCGGCCGCCGACCACGAGGTCGCGGCGATCGAGCAGCGGGCCACGGATGCCTCGTGGTCGGCCGTGAACCGGCTCGCCATCCACGAGGCGATCGCCGCCGCGTGGGAGCTCGTCGACGCCCTCAACGGCTACCTGACCGTCGAGGAGCCCTGGACGCTCGCGAAGGACCCGCACAAGCGCGCCCGCCTCGAGACCGTGCTCGCCACCGCGTACCACGGCCTGGGCACGCTCGCCGTGCTGCTCTCGCCCGTGCTGCCCGAGGCGACGGCGAAGCTGTGGACGGCGCTCGGCGCGCCCGGCACCGTGCAGGAGCAGCGCATCGACCGCGCGAACGAGTGGACGGTGGGCGAGCGCGTGTCGCCGCTCGCGGCGCTCTTCCCGCGCGTCGAGGTCGCCGAGTGA
- a CDS encoding NAD(P)-dependent alcohol dehydrogenase — translation MRAAMFDRYGPAEVVRIEERPVPEVGDGEVLVRVDASAVGVTDAVSRSGSPWFARLFFGLRRPKYPMLGTEFAGAIERVGAGVTRFAPGDRVFGAAEVGAGATAEFVVVGEHGAIAQAPRGLDAAHAVATVDGFLTALPFLRDAGEVRPGQSLLVNGASGTVGSAAVQLAKHLGASVTAVTSGPNAELVRSLGADRVIDYTREDFTAERGAYDVIFDAVGKRSFGECRRALTAHGIYLTTVPTGAIMLQTPLTRVFRRGRRAAIAFTGLRDSSVKGRELEQLTSLVESGAFVPVVDRILPLDELVAAHHRVETGHKVGSVVIAVSDAAERADSVSEANGAGA, via the coding sequence ATGAGGGCAGCGATGTTCGACCGGTACGGTCCGGCCGAGGTGGTGCGCATCGAGGAGCGGCCCGTTCCCGAGGTGGGCGACGGTGAGGTGCTGGTGCGGGTGGATGCCTCGGCGGTCGGGGTCACCGATGCCGTGAGCCGGTCGGGATCCCCGTGGTTCGCCCGCCTGTTCTTCGGGCTGCGACGCCCGAAGTACCCGATGCTGGGCACGGAGTTCGCGGGCGCGATCGAGCGGGTCGGCGCGGGCGTGACCCGCTTCGCGCCGGGCGACCGGGTCTTCGGCGCCGCCGAGGTGGGTGCCGGCGCGACCGCGGAGTTCGTCGTGGTCGGCGAGCACGGGGCGATCGCGCAGGCGCCCCGTGGGCTGGATGCAGCGCACGCCGTGGCGACCGTCGACGGCTTCCTCACCGCGCTGCCGTTCCTGCGCGATGCGGGGGAGGTGCGGCCGGGGCAGTCCTTGCTCGTGAACGGCGCCTCGGGCACCGTCGGCTCGGCGGCCGTGCAACTGGCGAAGCACCTCGGGGCATCCGTCACCGCGGTCACGAGCGGCCCGAACGCGGAGCTCGTGCGCTCGCTCGGCGCCGACCGGGTCATCGACTACACGCGCGAGGACTTCACGGCCGAGCGCGGCGCCTACGACGTGATCTTCGACGCGGTCGGCAAGCGCTCGTTCGGCGAGTGCCGGCGGGCGCTCACGGCGCACGGCATCTACCTCACGACGGTGCCGACCGGCGCGATCATGCTGCAGACGCCGCTGACCCGGGTGTTCCGGCGCGGGCGGCGCGCGGCCATCGCATTCACCGGCCTGCGCGACTCGAGCGTGAAGGGACGCGAGCTCGAACAGCTCACGAGCCTGGTCGAGTCGGGCGCGTTCGTTCCGGTCGTCGACCGGATCCTGCCCCTCGACGAGCTCGTCGCCGCGCACCACCGCGTCGAGACCGGCCACAAGGTCGGCAGCGTCGTGATCGCGGTGTCGGATGCCGCGGAGCGGGCCGACTCCGTCAGCGAGGCGAACGGGGCCGGCGCGTGA
- a CDS encoding NAD(P)-dependent alcohol dehydrogenase translates to MRAIVHRRYGGHEVLELGEVDAPEPAADEVLIRVDAVAVSAGDVFLMRGEPSMVRLAFGLSRPKRPVLGRDVAGEVAAVGPAVTRFRVGDPVYAESDQGGWAELVVVPERFAARRPASVDAAHAAAVPVSGTTALQGLRLARVGPGQHVLMTGASGGVGGFAVQLAKAMGAEVTGVCRAEKADHVRAIGADHVIDHTTEDFTAHAGRYDVVFDMVADRSLRRISRSLTRGGTLVLSSGRGGRVVGPLWRIAAASVMSPFVPQHLRTLAAKRDGDDLAELTRRIDAGEVRPVVDTVFPLERAADAVARFEAGDVRGKLVLAVR, encoded by the coding sequence GTGAGGGCGATCGTGCACCGCCGCTACGGCGGGCACGAGGTGCTCGAGCTCGGTGAGGTCGATGCGCCCGAGCCCGCAGCCGACGAGGTGCTCATCCGCGTCGACGCGGTCGCGGTGAGCGCCGGCGACGTGTTCCTCATGCGCGGCGAACCGAGCATGGTGCGGCTCGCGTTCGGGCTCTCGCGACCGAAGCGGCCGGTGCTCGGCCGCGACGTCGCCGGCGAGGTCGCCGCGGTCGGGCCGGCCGTGACGCGGTTCCGCGTCGGAGATCCCGTGTACGCCGAGTCCGACCAGGGCGGCTGGGCCGAGCTCGTCGTAGTGCCCGAGCGCTTCGCGGCGCGGCGACCGGCGTCGGTCGACGCGGCGCACGCGGCGGCCGTGCCGGTGTCGGGCACGACAGCGCTGCAGGGCCTGCGGCTCGCCCGCGTCGGGCCGGGTCAGCACGTGCTCATGACGGGCGCGTCGGGCGGCGTCGGCGGTTTCGCGGTGCAGCTCGCCAAGGCGATGGGCGCCGAGGTCACCGGGGTCTGCCGTGCCGAGAAGGCCGACCACGTGCGCGCCATCGGCGCCGACCACGTCATCGATCACACGACCGAGGACTTCACCGCGCATGCGGGCCGGTACGACGTCGTGTTCGACATGGTCGCCGATCGCTCGCTCCGGCGCATCAGCCGCTCCCTGACGCGCGGCGGCACGCTCGTGCTCTCGTCGGGCCGCGGGGGACGCGTGGTCGGTCCGCTCTGGCGCATCGCGGCGGCATCCGTCATGTCGCCATTCGTGCCGCAGCACCTGCGCACGCTCGCGGCGAAGCGCGACGGCGACGACCTCGCCGAGCTGACCCGGCGCATCGACGCGGGCGAGGTGCGGCCCGTCGTCGACACGGTGTTCCCGCTCGAGCGGGCCGCCGACGCGGTCGCCAGGTTCGAAGCCGGCGACGTGCGCGGCAAGCTCGTGCTCGCGGTGCGCTGA
- a CDS encoding dolichyl-phosphate-mannose--protein mannosyltransferase — translation MGVETGAADARASRADDDPAEHPAPEGADEASGGTAPAAHAPAAHGPAPVAADVDRGTPLDRWWGRVLSTPRRRTLWYWGGPIVVTVLAAVLRFWNLGHPQAIVFDETYYVKDAWTLLHNGYESAWPENADADFARGDTDIFTDDPAYVVHPPLGKWMIALGMAVFGADSAFWWRASTALGGTAAVFVLALVARRLWPSTIVAVIAAFLLAIDGNAIVMSRVALLDNWIMLFALLGFWFVLLDREHAARELARRLAEARAHGRDPHYGPALWARPWVVAAGVAFGAACSVKWSGAWFLAAFGLYLVVVDALARRRAGVPFWITGAVLKQGPVTFLLMVPVALVVYLASWTGWLTTDGGYYRHWADAPENQATGWLAWVPHALQSLWHYHQSAYTYHIGVHAEHPSQANPLTWLIMFKPTNMYFSSTDDGSGGCGAATCWESIIGIGNPLIWWAAALACLYLLYRLVRYREWQVGIILLGLAAGYLPWLGYLDRTVFQFYSIAFQPYTMLALTMVLMLVLGRRDDVRWRRERGIAVVAIFLGFALLVSAFYYPIWTGMPVTPEFRQLHFWTPAWAT, via the coding sequence ATGGGTGTTGAGACCGGCGCCGCCGACGCGCGTGCATCGCGTGCCGACGACGACCCGGCGGAGCATCCCGCGCCCGAGGGCGCCGACGAGGCATCCGGCGGCACCGCGCCTGCCGCGCACGCCCCCGCCGCGCACGGGCCCGCGCCCGTTGCCGCCGACGTCGACCGCGGCACGCCGCTCGACCGCTGGTGGGGTCGCGTGCTCTCCACGCCGCGTCGCCGCACGCTCTGGTACTGGGGCGGCCCGATCGTCGTCACGGTGCTCGCCGCCGTGCTGCGGTTCTGGAACCTCGGGCACCCGCAGGCCATCGTCTTCGACGAGACCTACTACGTGAAGGACGCGTGGACGCTCCTCCACAACGGCTACGAATCGGCCTGGCCCGAGAACGCCGACGCGGACTTCGCCCGCGGCGACACCGACATCTTCACCGACGACCCGGCCTACGTGGTGCATCCGCCGCTCGGCAAGTGGATGATCGCGCTCGGCATGGCGGTCTTCGGCGCGGACAGCGCGTTCTGGTGGCGGGCGAGCACGGCGCTCGGGGGCACCGCGGCGGTGTTCGTCCTGGCGCTGGTCGCGCGTCGCCTGTGGCCGTCGACGATCGTCGCGGTGATCGCGGCGTTCCTGCTCGCGATCGACGGCAACGCCATCGTGATGTCCCGCGTGGCGCTGCTCGACAACTGGATCATGCTGTTCGCGCTGCTCGGCTTCTGGTTCGTGCTCCTCGATCGCGAGCACGCCGCCCGCGAGCTCGCCCGACGACTGGCCGAGGCCCGCGCGCACGGGCGCGATCCGCACTACGGGCCAGCGCTCTGGGCCCGGCCATGGGTGGTCGCAGCGGGCGTTGCGTTCGGCGCCGCCTGCTCCGTGAAGTGGTCGGGGGCCTGGTTCCTCGCCGCGTTCGGGCTCTACCTCGTGGTGGTCGACGCGCTCGCGCGCCGGCGTGCGGGCGTGCCCTTCTGGATCACCGGCGCGGTGCTGAAGCAGGGGCCGGTGACGTTCCTCCTGATGGTGCCGGTGGCCCTCGTCGTGTACCTCGCGTCGTGGACCGGCTGGCTCACGACCGACGGCGGCTACTACCGGCACTGGGCCGACGCCCCCGAGAACCAGGCCACGGGCTGGCTCGCGTGGGTGCCGCACGCGCTGCAGAGCCTCTGGCACTACCACCAGTCCGCGTACACGTACCACATCGGCGTGCACGCCGAGCATCCGTCGCAGGCGAACCCGCTCACCTGGCTCATCATGTTCAAGCCAACGAACATGTACTTCTCCTCCACCGACGACGGGTCGGGCGGATGCGGCGCCGCGACCTGCTGGGAGTCGATCATCGGCATCGGCAACCCGCTCATCTGGTGGGCGGCCGCGCTCGCGTGCCTCTACCTCCTGTACCGGCTCGTGCGCTACCGGGAGTGGCAGGTCGGCATCATCCTGCTCGGCCTCGCCGCCGGGTACCTGCCGTGGCTCGGGTACCTCGATCGCACGGTGTTCCAGTTCTACTCGATCGCGTTCCAGCCCTACACGATGCTCGCGCTCACGATGGTGCTCATGCTGGTGCTCGGCCGCCGCGACGACGTGCGCTGGCGACGGGAACGCGGCATCGCCGTCGTGGCGATCTTCCTCGGCTTCGCCCTGCTCGTCTCGGCGTTCTACTACCCGATCTGGACGGGCATGCCCGTCACGCCCGAGTTCCGGCAGCTCCACTTCTGGACGCCCGCCTGGGCGACGTGA
- a CDS encoding YeiH family protein yields MPGLAIAASAALVAWLAHLAMPAVPILTAAVALGILVGQVPALQPALAGRLAPGLQLAARRLLRLGIVLLGLKLSLVDIAGLGWITILTTIAVVVLTFAGTIGLGRALGLPGHQPVLVASGFAICGASAIGAMGATVRARDEEQAVPVALVTLCGTLAIAVLPALWHPLGLSATGFGHWVGAGVHDVGQVVATAQLAGPAALAVAVVVKLTRVLMLAPMVAITAAVERRRAIEPAGPHPPIVPLFIAGFLAAVLLNSFVPLPEWLLTGADVVQTAFLATALFALGASIRVVELVHTGWRALVVGLTSWVLVAALAYGAVLLG; encoded by the coding sequence ATGCCGGGACTCGCCATCGCGGCCTCCGCGGCGCTCGTGGCCTGGCTCGCGCATCTCGCCATGCCGGCCGTGCCGATCCTCACGGCCGCCGTCGCACTCGGGATCCTGGTCGGCCAGGTGCCCGCCCTGCAGCCCGCCCTCGCCGGTCGCCTCGCGCCGGGCCTGCAGCTCGCCGCGCGGCGACTGCTGCGCCTCGGCATCGTGCTGCTCGGCCTGAAGCTCAGCCTCGTCGACATCGCGGGCCTCGGCTGGATCACGATCCTCACGACGATCGCCGTCGTCGTGCTGACGTTCGCCGGCACGATCGGACTCGGGCGGGCGCTCGGGCTGCCCGGGCACCAGCCGGTGCTCGTGGCCAGCGGCTTCGCGATCTGCGGTGCGTCCGCGATCGGCGCGATGGGCGCGACCGTGCGCGCCCGCGACGAGGAGCAGGCCGTGCCCGTGGCGCTCGTGACGCTGTGCGGCACGCTCGCCATCGCCGTGCTGCCCGCGCTGTGGCATCCGCTCGGGCTCTCGGCGACGGGCTTCGGGCACTGGGTCGGCGCCGGCGTGCACGACGTCGGGCAGGTCGTGGCGACGGCGCAGCTCGCGGGACCGGCGGCGCTTGCGGTCGCCGTGGTCGTGAAGCTCACGCGCGTGCTCATGCTCGCGCCGATGGTCGCGATCACCGCCGCGGTCGAGCGACGCCGCGCGATCGAGCCCGCCGGCCCGCACCCGCCGATCGTGCCCCTGTTCATCGCCGGCTTCCTCGCGGCGGTGCTGCTGAACTCGTTCGTGCCGCTGCCCGAGTGGCTGCTCACCGGCGCCGACGTCGTGCAGACCGCGTTCCTCGCGACGGCGCTCTTCGCCCTCGGCGCGTCGATCCGCGTGGTCGAGCTCGTGCACACCGGATGGCGCGCGCTCGTGGTCGGCCTCACGTCGTGGGTGCTCGTCGCCGCGCTCGCGTACGGCGCGGTGCTGCTCGGCTGA